In the genome of Cervus elaphus chromosome 5, mCerEla1.1, whole genome shotgun sequence, the window TCCTGGACACCTAGGTCTCAAAGTGCAGATTTTGAGTTTGGTGTAGAATTTGGGGTATGAGGGACTTGAAAAATAATACACCAGGGGATCCAGCATGCTGTTTATGTAGGTGAAGCTGAGGGTGACGTGGAGGGCCACATGGACGGATGGATTGCAGGCGCTGGAAGGCACTGTCCAGAGGAAATACAGTCTGGCCAACGCGCTGGGCAGGTAGCAGGCAATAAACACCACCGCCACCATCATGATGAAACGAATAGGCTTCTTCATCCGACTCTGCCTGGCCAGATGCTGCCTCTGCTTGAGGCTCCAAATGATCTTGAAGGAGCAGAACAAGATGATGCCAAGGGGCAGAAAGAACTCCAGCTGGAACATGACATCATGCCAGCCGTTGGCCGACACCATGATGAAGCTCTCACAAGCTACGACCTTCTCTTGCACACACAGATGATTCTCCATCAGAAGATACAGAGTCCCCAGGATGACCAGGGTCCAAAGGGCACAGACGATGCCAACTGCAGTCCAGTTGGAGATGGTGTTTATCATATGGTGGGGGTGGACCACTTTAAAATACCGGTCCACAGCCACCACTGTGAGGAAGACAATGCTCCCAGCCCTGTTCATGGCCAGCATGAAGAGCGCCACTCGACAAGCAATATCCTCAAATGCCCATTGCCTCTGTCTGAGGTAGTAGTCTGTCCGAAAGGGCAGGCATATCATCAGAAGGAAGTCGGCTATGGCCAAGTTGAACAGGTAAATAGTGCTCGGCTTCCAGGTCTTCATGTGAAAGCAGAAACCACAGAGCGCTACGCCATTGCCCAGGATGCCAAGCACAAAGGCGAGGATTAGCAGTGGCGGCATCACCTCGGGCATGTGGTACCCCTGGATGAGGCAGCACGACCTGTTGGCCATGGTGAACAGAGGACCAGTGCTCCGTGTGCCGGGCCGTGCCGTTTCCAACGTCTTCACCGTGGGAGGCAGGTACAGCACGTGTACATGGATGCAGGCGCCCCACAGAGAACAGAAACTTCAGCCAGGAAATGTAACACTGCAGTGGAGGCTGGATCACAAGCGGTCCATCTCCAACCCACACCCCCAACCTCCTGGCTCAAGAGCCGAAGCCTGTCGCACCCCAGGGCCTGGAAACACAGGTGACTTCACCAAGTTGTCATTTCTGGGAAGCTGCTGGCTGATCCGAGGAAATTTGCGCCGGAGAGGAGTTGTTGGGACCTGCCCCAGAGTGGATTTTTCTTTCCAGCCTCTCTTTCTCTTCGGATTCTCTCCAAGCTGGAGCATTAAGCGAAGCTACTCAGAAggcacgaaaaaaaaaaaaaagcttgtttgTCCTCCCTCCCCGGTGGAGAAACACAAACATTTCCTGGAGCTGTTCTGGGTCTCTCCTCCCTAACCCTTGCCTGACTGCCCCAACCTCACCCTCATCCCATGGGGGCTCTCCCAGGCGGTGCCAGAGAGGGGAGGCTTAGCTCTGCCGCTCCTCAGGGCCACTTCCTGCGCCCAGACCCAAAAATACAGCACTTCAAAATCAGAAGGCTCTacggaagggaaaaaaaaaatccctaaaataGCACTTGTTTGGCTGTTCAAAAAATTCTCTGAAGTGAGTCgccctccctctccttcactggcaCCTCCCCTGGGCATCCTTCCTTGGACCCAGTTACCAGCTGCACCACCACCGAGACCGTGAAATGAATCTGAAGCCACTTCTCATGTC includes:
- the HCAR1 gene encoding hydroxycarboxylic acid receptor 1; the protein is MANRSCCLIQGYHMPEVMPPLLILAFVLGILGNGVALCGFCFHMKTWKPSTIYLFNLAIADFLLMICLPFRTDYYLRQRQWAFEDIACRVALFMLAMNRAGSIVFLTVVAVDRYFKVVHPHHMINTISNWTAVGIVCALWTLVILGTLYLLMENHLCVQEKVVACESFIMVSANGWHDVMFQLEFFLPLGIILFCSFKIIWSLKQRQHLARQSRMKKPIRFIMMVAVVFIACYLPSALARLYFLWTVPSSACNPSVHVALHVTLSFTYINSMLDPLVYYFSSPSYPKFYTKLKICTLRPRCPGCFKRPEGMPTSNLCCNSCISVANSFQSQSEVQ